The Mycoplasma sp. 1654_15 genome contains a region encoding:
- a CDS encoding sialidase family protein, with translation MKFTKTKKLFITLTTFIVPTAFLVSCAYSPVLSNRKIMPSDNVSTPPLISNPPSQPTHPEQTKPNNPLVPNTPPANNNPEKPEENPSKMKENDAKPEVKTPVVAPSNLSLKVDLKALEKQRQDNEQELKSTISDYLSYNIKQISSSIPLKSFTEQVHSFNIPAIKKLPNELLIINSDAREYNWNDSFNITKQVSKISADEGKTWSDLQTIVKVGGGKHNSGIAVDGSFITVEDAKDPSKNKLMFIFDITQPDFSLFNWYKKPHNEIVNSQLRNWRRFYIFNSTTDTTNYANGTYTSANDNYLAKPIIFNGQTNWWKIYKLPFNVDYSQVKETSNLIDTKIYVDNNYNSQTRTITGNVYKNLEAKSSTLDKNTYTFDQDLKPYLDGSIYDFADIRADVSNQKLKKYAFDGGLQLYSLESYDNGQTWTNLNDINMSVKNDDGTNQARYYGGLLAGVGNGIQLKHQQGENAELNGALFFPVYWFINRNPSTSGENRLVQQQTFIFSKDLGKTWHLHDEKANLNSDTNTEATINEDEKGNIFTNQRNLTNYPKVMVSNDGLKTQTQVAVKKETSQSYNTYVAQGFLKISANNKDYFLISAPQGPGRIGGKIFLYQNDFTNKQTIFEATAPQKPFLYSALELLYQKDNYIEFALTYVTNDDKSTIANLTDGFSIHVERYGLYLRDPEKFN, from the coding sequence ATGAAATTTACAAAAACAAAAAAATTATTTATTACTTTAACAACTTTTATAGTTCCTACTGCTTTTTTAGTATCTTGTGCTTATTCACCTGTTTTAAGTAATCGTAAAATTATGCCTTCAGACAATGTTTCAACTCCACCTTTAATTTCTAATCCGCCATCACAACCAACTCATCCTGAGCAAACTAAGCCAAATAATCCCTTAGTTCCAAATACTCCACCAGCTAATAATAATCCAGAAAAACCAGAAGAAAATCCTTCAAAAATGAAGGAAAATGATGCAAAACCAGAAGTTAAAACCCCTGTTGTTGCTCCTTCTAATTTAAGTCTAAAAGTAGATTTAAAAGCTTTAGAAAAACAAAGACAAGATAATGAACAAGAACTTAAATCCACAATTAGTGATTATTTAAGCTACAATATTAAACAAATTTCTTCTTCTATTCCATTAAAAAGCTTTACCGAACAAGTTCATTCATTTAATATTCCTGCAATTAAAAAACTCCCAAATGAGCTACTAATTATTAACTCAGATGCTAGAGAATATAATTGAAATGATAGTTTTAATATAACAAAACAAGTTAGCAAAATTTCTGCTGATGAGGGTAAAACTTGATCTGATTTACAAACAATAGTCAAAGTAGGAGGAGGAAAACACAACTCAGGAATTGCAGTTGATGGTTCATTTATAACTGTAGAAGACGCAAAAGATCCTTCAAAAAACAAGCTAATGTTTATTTTTGATATTACTCAACCTGATTTTTCACTATTTAATTGATATAAAAAACCACATAATGAAATAGTAAATTCTCAACTACGCAATTGAAGAAGATTTTACATATTTAATTCCACAACAGATACTACAAATTATGCAAATGGAACTTATACAAGTGCAAATGATAATTACTTAGCTAAACCAATTATTTTCAATGGACAAACTAACTGATGAAAAATTTATAAATTGCCTTTTAACGTTGACTATTCACAAGTAAAAGAAACTTCAAATTTGATTGATACAAAAATTTATGTAGATAATAACTACAATTCTCAAACAAGAACGATAACAGGTAATGTTTATAAAAATTTAGAAGCAAAATCAAGCACTTTAGATAAAAATACTTACACTTTTGATCAAGACTTAAAACCTTATTTAGATGGTTCAATTTATGATTTTGCTGATATAAGAGCCGATGTATCAAATCAAAAACTTAAAAAATATGCTTTTGATGGAGGATTACAACTTTACTCTTTAGAATCCTATGATAACGGACAAACTTGAACAAATCTAAACGACATTAATATGAGTGTTAAAAATGACGACGGCACAAATCAAGCTAGATACTATGGAGGTTTATTAGCTGGTGTAGGTAATGGAATCCAACTAAAACACCAACAAGGAGAAAATGCAGAACTAAACGGAGCACTATTTTTCCCAGTTTATTGATTTATCAACAGAAATCCAAGCACAAGTGGTGAAAATAGATTAGTACAACAACAAACCTTTATTTTCTCAAAAGATTTAGGCAAAACTTGACATCTTCATGATGAAAAAGCGAACTTAAATTCTGATACAAACACAGAAGCTACAATAAATGAAGATGAAAAAGGAAACATCTTTACTAATCAAAGAAATCTAACTAATTATCCTAAAGTTATGGTTTCAAACGATGGACTAAAAACACAAACTCAGGTAGCAGTAAAAAAAGAAACTTCACAATCTTACAATACTTATGTTGCACAAGGATTTTTAAAAATTAGTGCCAATAATAAAGATTACTTTTTAATTTCAGCACCACAAGGTCCAGGTAGAATTGGTGGAAAAATTTTCTTATATCAAAATGATTTTACAAACAAACAAACAATTTTTGAAGCTACAGCACCTCAAAAACCCTTTTTATACTCAGCATTAGAGCTACTTTATCAAAAAGATAATTACATTGAATTTGCTTTAACTTATGTTACAAATGATGATAAATCAACGATAGCAAATTTAACTGATGGATTTTCCATTCACGTGGAAAGATATGGTTTATATTTAAGAGATCCAGAGAAATTTAATTAA
- a CDS encoding DJ-1/PfpI family protein, with product MKLLVIALENFQDLELVGFLATVKRAKIFEKISYLNLDQTTALGQFEIVKLATKKKLNYENYDAIYIPGGRAAQQLRKDSKTLEIIKYFLENKKWVFAICDAPNAMYETGLINGYKFVGYPIANQQKPKDFFVNKPVVVSKNLITAKSAEYAVKLGLKAVEKLTNKELAQIVWKAHSGN from the coding sequence ATGAAATTATTAGTAATAGCTTTAGAAAATTTCCAGGATTTAGAATTAGTGGGTTTTTTAGCAACAGTTAAAAGAGCAAAAATATTTGAAAAAATAAGTTATTTAAATTTAGACCAAACAACAGCATTAGGACAGTTTGAAATAGTAAAATTAGCAACAAAAAAGAAGCTAAATTATGAAAACTATGATGCAATTTATATTCCAGGTGGCAGAGCAGCACAACAATTACGAAAAGATTCAAAAACTCTAGAAATAATTAAATATTTTTTAGAAAACAAAAAATGAGTCTTTGCGATTTGTGATGCACCAAATGCTATGTATGAAACAGGATTAATTAATGGCTATAAATTTGTAGGTTATCCAATTGCAAATCAACAAAAACCTAAAGATTTTTTTGTAAATAAACCCGTTGTTGTTTCTAAAAACTTAATAACTGCCAAGTCAGCAGAATATGCAGTTAAGTTAGGACTAAAAGCAGTAGAGAAATTAACTAACAAAGAATTAGCTCAAATTGTATGAAAAGCTCATTCAGGAAATTAG
- a CDS encoding sialidase family protein yields the protein MKTNKAKFLITSLALVAPVLAIVSCAYSPVYSYRNQGSTDAVDPVTPNPTNPTNPTNPSNPTTPSNPSTPGNPSDTVGNPNPNDPTLETQNIQQPISIEQERQNAQSDLKNFISDDKEWNLERLSITKPLENLSFGNYSYTNPSLLKLSDGTWFLASEGRKYSDEDSNNTIQIVSSFSTDQGRTWSEKVSPIVTVGGGKAHGGIAKNPSFAEVKDAQNPANNKIIMLFNISQPDFDPVAWYKKPHAEFVNLTLKNWRRFYILDSKDKADKYLNGTFTPTDEKYLAKPIVFNGEQNWWKVYKLPQNKSFDEITADSELTDTKIYIDNSYNPQTRTITGNVYKDVEATAVEGKDNEFTFAKLEVLPTKLDGSIYDYKVSKTENNQKYSVNKYVFDAGIKLYTLESKDNGKTWSNLQDINSQLNTFYQPKENTQDKSARYLGGLFAGSGNGVFLTNQKPPADSANAPMLKNNTLVFPVYWFAESNPEDKTEASNTESLFIYSNDFGKTWNRSSTNPEFTQAQQTNTTKSTIIEDKEGKIFISQNNTSGFLKVKASTDSGTTFTNIETTQDQKLKFPVSKTLAFAKISANSQDYFIYATPANADGTNGKLFISKTDLKNRQEMLDNLNGDYFGYYLTDHDVPFENAHIEITFQKDNYIEFAVVYQSKENLTKFNPNLKVGSDIYVSRYALYLTDISKLDI from the coding sequence ATGAAAACAAATAAAGCAAAATTTTTAATTACTTCATTAGCTCTTGTAGCTCCAGTTTTAGCAATAGTAAGTTGTGCTTATTCACCAGTTTATAGCTATAGAAATCAAGGCTCAACCGACGCAGTAGATCCAGTGACTCCAAATCCAACAAATCCAACAAATCCAACAAATCCTTCAAATCCAACTACTCCTTCAAATCCATCAACACCTGGAAATCCTTCAGATACTGTAGGTAATCCAAATCCTAATGATCCAACTCTTGAAACTCAAAATATACAACAACCTATTTCAATTGAACAAGAAAGACAAAATGCACAATCTGATTTAAAAAACTTCATTTCAGATGATAAAGAATGAAATCTTGAAAGACTATCAATAACAAAACCATTAGAAAACTTAAGTTTTGGTAATTATTCATATACAAATCCTTCTTTATTAAAACTTTCCGATGGAACTTGATTCTTAGCATCAGAAGGAAGAAAATACAGTGATGAAGACAGCAATAATACAATTCAAATTGTTTCTTCATTCTCAACAGACCAAGGAAGAACTTGATCAGAGAAGGTGAGTCCAATTGTTACAGTTGGAGGTGGTAAAGCTCATGGTGGAATTGCAAAAAATCCTTCATTTGCTGAAGTAAAAGACGCACAAAATCCTGCTAACAACAAAATAATTATGTTATTTAATATAAGCCAACCTGATTTTGATCCAGTTGCTTGATATAAAAAACCACATGCTGAATTTGTAAATCTAACATTAAAAAATTGAAGAAGATTTTATATTCTAGATTCTAAAGATAAAGCTGACAAATATCTAAACGGAACATTTACTCCAACAGATGAAAAATATTTAGCAAAACCAATTGTGTTTAATGGTGAACAAAATTGATGAAAAGTTTATAAATTACCACAAAATAAATCTTTTGATGAAATCACAGCAGATTCTGAATTAACTGACACAAAAATTTATATCGACAACAGTTATAATCCTCAAACTAGAACAATAACTGGTAATGTATATAAAGATGTTGAAGCAACAGCAGTAGAAGGTAAGGATAACGAATTTACTTTTGCAAAATTAGAAGTATTACCAACAAAACTTGATGGTTCAATCTATGATTACAAAGTATCTAAAACAGAAAACAATCAAAAATACAGTGTTAATAAGTACGTTTTTGATGCAGGAATTAAACTCTATACTTTAGAATCCAAAGACAATGGTAAAACTTGATCAAATCTTCAAGATATCAATTCTCAACTAAATACTTTCTATCAACCCAAAGAAAACACACAAGATAAATCAGCAAGATATTTAGGAGGTTTATTTGCAGGTTCAGGTAATGGAGTTTTCTTAACTAATCAAAAACCTCCAGCAGATTCAGCAAATGCTCCTATGTTAAAAAACAATACTTTAGTTTTCCCAGTTTATTGATTTGCTGAATCTAATCCAGAAGATAAAACAGAAGCTTCAAACACAGAGAGTTTATTTATTTATTCAAATGATTTTGGTAAAACTTGAAACAGAAGTAGTACAAATCCTGAATTTACACAAGCACAACAAACTAACACAACTAAGTCAACAATAATTGAAGACAAAGAAGGAAAAATATTTATTAGTCAAAATAATACTTCTGGATTTTTAAAAGTAAAAGCTTCTACTGATTCAGGAACAACCTTCACAAATATAGAAACTACACAAGATCAAAAATTGAAATTCCCAGTTTCAAAAACTTTAGCTTTTGCAAAAATTAGTGCTAACTCACAAGATTATTTCATATATGCTACACCAGCAAATGCAGATGGAACAAATGGTAAATTATTTATTTCTAAAACTGATTTAAAAAATAGACAAGAAATGCTAGATAATTTAAATGGTGATTATTTTGGTTATTATTTAACTGATCACGATGTTCCATTTGAAAATGCACATATTGAAATAACCTTCCAAAAAGATAATTATATTGAATTCGCAGTTGTATACCAATCCAAAGAAAACCTAACTAAATTTAATCCAAACTTAAAAGTAGGTTCTGATATTTATGTTTCAAGATATGCTTTATATCTAACCGATATTTCAAAACTAGATATTTAA
- the tuf gene encoding elongation factor Tu, whose translation MAVQKPGAKKDFDRSKEHINIGTIGHVDHGKTTLTAAISTVLSKKGLAEAKDYASIDAAPEEKARGITINTAHIEYSTDKRHYAHVDCPGHADYIKNMITGAAQMDGAILVVAATDGPMPQTREHILLSKQVGVPKIVVFLNKVDMLQGEDEMVDLVEVEVRELLSSYDFDGDNTPIIRGSAKGALEGKPEWEAKILELMDAVDNYIDSPVRELEKPFLMAVEDVFTITGRGTVATGKVERGQVKLNEEVEIVGYKAEPKKTVVTGIEMFNKNLQSAMAGDNAGVLLRGVNRDEIERGQVIAKPKTIVPHTTFKAAIYVLKKEEGGRHTPFFPNYKPQFYFRTTDVTGGVKFEDGVEMVKPGDNVNLTVELIAPIAVEQGTKFSIREGGRTVGAGTVTEIIK comes from the coding sequence ATGGCAGTACAAAAACCAGGTGCAAAAAAAGATTTTGACCGTAGTAAAGAACATATTAATATTGGAACCATTGGACACGTTGACCATGGAAAAACAACATTAACAGCTGCAATTTCAACAGTTTTATCTAAAAAAGGATTAGCAGAAGCTAAAGACTATGCTTCAATCGATGCTGCTCCAGAAGAAAAAGCTAGAGGTATTACAATTAACACAGCTCACATCGAATATAGTACAGACAAAAGACACTATGCTCACGTTGACTGTCCAGGACACGCTGACTACATTAAAAATATGATTACAGGTGCAGCTCAAATGGACGGTGCTATCTTAGTAGTAGCTGCAACAGATGGACCAATGCCTCAAACAAGAGAACACATCTTATTATCAAAACAAGTTGGTGTTCCAAAAATCGTTGTTTTCTTAAATAAAGTAGATATGCTACAAGGTGAAGACGAAATGGTTGACTTAGTAGAAGTTGAAGTTAGAGAATTATTAAGTTCATATGACTTTGACGGAGATAATACTCCAATCATTCGTGGATCAGCTAAAGGTGCTTTAGAAGGAAAACCAGAATGAGAAGCAAAAATTCTTGAATTAATGGATGCAGTTGATAACTACATCGACTCACCAGTTAGAGAATTAGAAAAACCATTCTTAATGGCAGTTGAAGACGTTTTCACAATTACAGGTAGAGGAACTGTTGCTACAGGTAAAGTTGAAAGAGGACAAGTTAAATTAAACGAAGAAGTGGAAATAGTTGGATATAAAGCAGAACCTAAAAAAACTGTTGTTACAGGAATTGAAATGTTCAACAAAAACTTACAATCAGCAATGGCAGGAGATAATGCCGGAGTTCTTTTAAGAGGAGTTAACAGAGACGAAATCGAAAGAGGACAAGTTATTGCAAAACCTAAAACTATTGTTCCACATACAACATTTAAAGCTGCAATTTATGTTCTTAAAAAAGAAGAAGGTGGACGTCACACACCATTCTTCCCTAACTATAAACCTCAATTCTACTTTAGAACAACTGACGTTACCGGAGGAGTAAAATTCGAAGACGGTGTTGAAATGGTTAAACCAGGTGACAATGTAAACTTAACTGTAGAATTAATAGCTCCAATCGCTGTTGAACAAGGAACCAAGTTCTCAATCCGTGAAGGTGGAAGAACTGTAGGTGCTGGAACAGTTACTGAAATTATTAAATAA
- a CDS encoding sialidase family protein encodes MKKYKILLTSIGLIFLPAITFLSCAYSPVLSNRKININNQTSSAPVVSNPVDDPNNKTTSTNPVQVGQETQTGQTTQTTPVTTKNKPEADTHSQIVPTKEEFEAKFNKLEEKWSKIKDLQLKASADPLVKSAIEYWIPKVKNNLSQAKINEVLVQTGIDVLVFKLKEFEDSIDKTDPISETKNPDSVGSKPVVVEDLKEKRSKIKQELYKNMLEGQYYNIKKLSSSTPLASKEFGYYSYVNPALKKVNNGDLLLSVDGRKFNDKDTNNRIDQVLISSKDEGNTWDNDINQIVSVGGGDANVGVANSGSFVEVSNPKNPSEKKLIYIFNIWLPDFNYSWYKTRRGEFVNDNINWRQFYIFENKDEWTKYKNGTTGANDTKYIAKPILFNGKPNWWKIYKVKTHTAFKNIDINTDLEDINTYLDNNYDPVSKRITGNVYEEVPARQIKLKGKSFSNFLKDSPWIDEIWSYDSEEPLSNYLSGSIYDTEQNREDWDKITDSKTRKEVFDKAKIFALDATSKLYSLESYDNGKTWSNLTDLDFQLSLEDGQKQGHYFGGLISGSGNGVQLTNQNPAEKKANGRILFPVYWWTWSDPTTNTHEQKQAAIWIYSDDQGQTWHRLAKDPTKESTFESSIVEDEKGRIFINKKNATTHPSVTYVSNITSQTPQTFNLPVDNNNVFSSKNNLGFAVFNWDNDIYYLITAPKTNTTNGTIFLYKGTDLTHPIKAFEITDATTGFANSSLEITFRQGNYLEFAVAYETYEDIKKLNLSSGKSIKVDKFAMVIK; translated from the coding sequence ATGAAAAAGTATAAAATCTTATTAACTTCAATAGGACTAATATTTTTGCCTGCCATCACTTTTTTAAGTTGTGCTTATAGTCCTGTTCTAAGTAATCGAAAAATAAATATTAACAATCAAACAAGTTCTGCACCTGTTGTAAGCAATCCTGTAGATGATCCAAATAATAAAACTACTTCAACTAATCCAGTTCAAGTTGGACAAGAAACACAAACTGGTCAAACTACACAAACAACACCAGTTACTACAAAAAATAAACCCGAAGCTGATACTCATTCTCAAATTGTTCCAACTAAAGAAGAATTTGAAGCTAAGTTTAATAAACTAGAAGAAAAATGAAGCAAAATAAAGGATTTACAACTAAAAGCAAGTGCAGATCCTTTAGTTAAGTCCGCCATCGAATATTGAATTCCAAAAGTAAAAAATAATTTAAGCCAAGCTAAAATCAATGAAGTTTTAGTACAAACAGGAATTGATGTTCTTGTGTTTAAATTAAAGGAATTTGAAGACTCAATCGATAAAACTGATCCTATTTCAGAAACTAAAAATCCAGATTCAGTTGGTTCAAAACCAGTTGTTGTAGAAGATTTAAAAGAAAAAAGAAGCAAAATCAAGCAAGAATTGTATAAAAACATGCTTGAAGGTCAGTATTACAACATTAAAAAATTATCTTCTTCTACCCCACTTGCATCTAAAGAATTTGGTTATTATTCCTATGTAAATCCTGCACTTAAAAAAGTTAATAATGGTGATCTTTTATTAAGTGTAGATGGAAGAAAATTTAACGATAAAGATACAAACAACAGAATAGATCAAGTTCTTATTTCTTCAAAAGATGAAGGAAACACATGAGATAATGATATTAATCAAATTGTCTCAGTAGGTGGTGGCGATGCTAATGTAGGAGTTGCAAATTCAGGTTCTTTTGTGGAAGTCTCCAATCCAAAAAATCCTTCAGAAAAGAAGCTAATTTACATTTTCAACATCTGATTACCTGATTTTAATTACAGCTGATATAAAACACGTCGTGGTGAGTTTGTAAACGATAATATAAACTGAAGACAGTTTTATATTTTCGAAAATAAAGATGAATGAACAAAATATAAAAACGGAACAACTGGTGCTAACGACACTAAATACATAGCTAAACCTATTTTATTTAATGGTAAACCTAACTGATGAAAAATATATAAAGTCAAAACCCATACAGCCTTTAAAAACATAGATATTAACACTGATTTAGAAGATATCAATACATATTTAGATAATAATTACGATCCTGTAAGCAAAAGAATAACAGGAAATGTATATGAAGAAGTACCAGCTAGACAAATTAAATTAAAAGGCAAATCCTTTAGTAATTTCTTAAAAGATAGCCCTTGAATAGACGAAATTTGAAGTTATGATAGCGAAGAACCTCTTTCCAATTATCTTTCAGGCTCAATTTATGATACAGAGCAAAACAGAGAAGATTGGGATAAAATTACAGACTCAAAAACTAGAAAAGAAGTTTTTGACAAAGCCAAAATTTTTGCACTCGATGCTACTTCAAAACTTTACTCTTTAGAATCTTATGACAATGGAAAAACTTGATCTAATTTAACTGACTTAGATTTTCAACTTTCTTTAGAAGATGGTCAAAAGCAAGGACATTATTTTGGTGGTTTAATTTCAGGTTCTGGTAATGGGGTTCAATTAACAAACCAAAATCCAGCTGAGAAAAAAGCAAACGGAAGAATACTATTTCCTGTTTATTGATGAACCTGAAGTGATCCAACTACTAATACACATGAACAAAAACAAGCAGCTATTTGAATTTATTCAGATGATCAAGGACAAACCTGACATAGACTTGCTAAAGACCCAACCAAAGAAAGTACTTTTGAATCTAGCATTGTTGAAGACGAAAAAGGAAGAATATTCATAAACAAGAAAAACGCAACCACTCATCCAAGTGTGACATATGTTTCAAATATAACTTCCCAAACACCACAAACATTTAATTTACCTGTTGATAACAACAATGTCTTTTCATCAAAAAATAATTTAGGTTTTGCTGTGTTTAATTGAGATAACGACATTTATTATCTAATTACAGCACCTAAAACAAATACTACAAATGGAACAATTTTCCTTTATAAAGGAACAGATTTAACTCATCCAATTAAAGCATTTGAAATTACAGATGCAACAACTGGATTTGCCAATTCATCTTTAGAAATTACATTCCGTCAAGGAAATTATCTCGAATTTGCAGTAGCTTATGAAACATATGAAGATATTAAAAAACTAAATTTATCTTCTGGAAAAAGCATTAAAGTTGACAAATTTGCAATGGTTATAAAATAA
- a CDS encoding sialidase family protein produces MTKSKKYLAIFGLAFTPLIVLMSCGHSPVLSQRGDSANQGGMTNSPDNGAGSGSGAESNPGTGGGNSGSGTTSGTEGTTSGTGATSGTTSSNQDSSLTPSVLSDSLKEKAKIKEELFKNIEGNKFFNIKKLSSSTPLVARNFGANSFERGVVKKLSDGSLILTADAQALTSGQRAQISRGLINKTKTVLMRSKDDGKTWETVSPETIVQVGGGNTNFGIANRGSFIEIQRPLNETDDQNEAKETKDLSNNKLIYIFQISQPDFNNAVFLHKHSQFVNEGLNWRRFYIFNKFSDWSDYYSKADTSNAEKYVAKPVVFNGQTNWWKVYKIIDNTAYNWVKDDSYEYVPVDSGSDEFKLKIDEGTKLEDLNLFIDNNYNPITRTITGNVYDFSSLVDSDTAPKMLDFAQRDRAATEQLQQDFPGITEFYSFEDSANLDSYLSGSIYDIPQAREDFGQAKVGNQTITRPSKYYAFDQSTQLYSLESFDNGKTWSNLKDLSSQLNLYDFTNQNDYGLIYPGGANGIELKNQFDSSYNGRLIFPVYLWRLKPSGNPKDVHRSNEAIWIYSDDDGNTWQRLIKNPEDTKTTNTSFSTIVESSDGYLYQNKSRGSGIPKVDVATTASDVDESQEYYYTINNAENAKDSPFTELKSTRNHQTNFAQGFTVFKWNNQTYYLMTAPKSDNKNGQIILYKGSDLKEPMKIFDITDSNTPFLNSQLEITFRKGNYLEFVVTYETRDKFDEFGNNKGTSINVDKFALVLK; encoded by the coding sequence ATGACAAAATCCAAGAAATATTTAGCAATCTTTGGTTTGGCATTTACACCATTAATAGTTCTAATGAGTTGTGGTCATTCACCAGTTTTAAGTCAAAGAGGTGATTCGGCAAACCAAGGAGGCATGACAAATTCTCCTGATAATGGAGCAGGTTCTGGTTCAGGAGCAGAATCTAATCCAGGAACAGGCGGCGGAAATTCAGGTTCTGGTACAACTTCAGGTACAGAAGGAACTACTTCAGGAACTGGAGCTACTTCAGGAACAACTTCTTCCAATCAAGACAGTAGTCTAACACCTTCTGTTTTATCAGATTCTCTAAAAGAAAAAGCAAAAATAAAAGAAGAATTATTTAAAAATATTGAAGGTAATAAATTTTTTAATATCAAAAAACTTTCAAGTTCTACACCTTTAGTTGCAAGAAATTTTGGAGCTAATTCTTTTGAAAGAGGAGTAGTTAAAAAATTAAGTGATGGAAGTCTAATTTTAACTGCTGATGCACAAGCTTTAACTTCTGGTCAAAGAGCTCAAATTTCCAGAGGACTTATTAACAAAACTAAAACAGTTTTGATGAGATCTAAAGACGATGGTAAAACTTGAGAAACAGTTTCTCCAGAAACTATAGTTCAAGTAGGTGGTGGAAATACAAATTTTGGAATCGCAAATAGAGGTTCATTTATTGAAATTCAAAGACCACTTAACGAAACTGATGATCAAAATGAAGCAAAAGAAACAAAAGATTTATCAAACAACAAATTAATTTACATTTTTCAAATTTCACAACCAGATTTTAACAACGCGGTGTTTTTACATAAACATTCTCAATTTGTAAACGAAGGGTTAAATTGAAGAAGATTTTATATTTTTAATAAATTTAGTGACTGATCAGATTATTATTCTAAAGCAGACACTTCAAATGCGGAAAAATATGTAGCAAAACCAGTTGTGTTTAATGGTCAAACTAATTGATGAAAAGTTTATAAAATAATTGATAACACTGCTTATAACTGAGTTAAAGATGATTCATACGAATATGTTCCAGTTGATAGTGGTTCTGATGAATTTAAATTAAAAATAGATGAAGGAACAAAATTAGAAGACTTAAATCTTTTTATTGATAATAACTACAACCCAATAACAAGAACAATAACAGGCAATGTTTATGATTTCTCATCTTTAGTAGATTCTGATACAGCTCCAAAAATGCTTGATTTTGCACAAAGAGATAGAGCAGCAACAGAACAACTTCAACAAGATTTTCCAGGAATTACTGAGTTTTATAGTTTTGAAGATTCCGCTAATTTAGATTCTTATTTAAGTGGTTCAATTTATGATATTCCACAAGCAAGAGAAGACTTTGGACAAGCTAAAGTAGGAAATCAAACAATAACAAGACCTTCAAAATACTACGCATTTGATCAAAGTACTCAGTTGTATTCTCTTGAATCTTTTGATAACGGAAAAACTTGATCTAATTTAAAAGATTTAAGTTCACAATTAAATTTATATGATTTTACAAATCAAAATGACTATGGATTAATTTATCCAGGTGGAGCTAATGGAATTGAACTAAAAAATCAGTTTGATAGTAGTTATAATGGAAGATTGATTTTTCCTGTTTATTTATGAAGACTAAAACCTTCAGGAAATCCAAAAGATGTTCATCGGTCAAATGAAGCTATTTGAATTTATTCAGATGATGATGGAAACACTTGACAAAGATTAATTAAAAATCCAGAAGATACAAAAACAACTAATACAAGTTTTTCTACAATTGTGGAATCTTCTGATGGGTATTTATATCAAAATAAATCACGTGGAAGTGGAATACCAAAAGTTGATGTAGCTACAACAGCATCAGATGTTGATGAATCACAAGAGTATTATTACACAATAAATAATGCAGAAAATGCAAAAGATTCTCCATTTACTGAATTAAAATCAACAAGAAATCATCAAACAAATTTTGCTCAAGGATTTACAGTATTTAAATGAAATAATCAAACATATTACTTAATGACTGCACCAAAATCAGATAACAAAAATGGGCAAATTATTTTATACAAAGGAAGTGATTTAAAAGAGCCAATGAAAATTTTTGATATCACAGATTCAAATACTCCATTTTTAAATTCACAATTAGAAATTACCTTTAGAAAAGGTAATTATCTTGAGTTTGTAGTGACTTATGAAACAAGAGATAAATTTGATGAATTTGGAAACAACAAAGGTACTTCAATTAACGTAGATAAATTTGCGTTGGTGCTAAAATAG